The following are encoded in a window of Streptococcus pasteurianus genomic DNA:
- a CDS encoding AraC family transcriptional regulator, whose product MNREEIMQKLKTYEEHEIFYREYYLAKQNLNSKKSFLSQFDPNELYQKRLIVPDIKGSWRPTFMNEEIMDQRDLIKELTVLKHFRYTPTFKHEHSFYELVYCVSGSCQEEINDFKFTLTEGQFCLIPPRTTHSIGVFDDSIVLNIIIWRRTFEDIFYNLLRKSNIISDFFNQSLYLYEQNSYMLIDTLKDNEIKNIILDMYGQTLEQKPFYELVRNAQIIHVFSLILQNYEHSISFPYKPFQGNHIIIQMIAYIEHHFKDITLKQLAEHFNFSSNYCSRMIKELTSESFTEIVLSIKFTKAKNLLESTTYPISQIATQCGFNNIEHFNRLFKKKFSKTPGQYRKELLL is encoded by the coding sequence ATGAATCGTGAGGAAATCATGCAAAAACTTAAAACGTATGAAGAACATGAAATTTTTTATAGAGAATACTATCTTGCTAAACAAAATCTCAATTCAAAAAAATCATTTTTAAGTCAATTTGACCCTAACGAATTATATCAAAAACGCCTTATTGTCCCGGATATTAAAGGAAGCTGGAGACCAACTTTTATGAATGAGGAAATCATGGATCAACGGGACCTTATCAAAGAACTAACAGTCCTCAAACATTTTCGATATACCCCAACTTTTAAGCACGAACACTCATTTTATGAATTAGTTTATTGCGTATCCGGTTCATGCCAAGAGGAAATAAATGATTTTAAATTTACGTTAACCGAAGGACAGTTTTGCTTAATTCCTCCTCGTACAACACATAGTATAGGCGTATTTGATGATAGTATCGTCTTAAATATCATTATTTGGAGACGAACTTTTGAAGATATTTTTTACAATCTTTTGAGAAAGTCTAATATTATTTCAGATTTTTTTAACCAATCACTTTATCTCTACGAACAAAATAGTTATATGCTGATAGACACCCTCAAGGATAATGAAATCAAAAATATTATTTTAGATATGTATGGCCAAACCCTGGAGCAAAAACCATTTTATGAGCTTGTTAGAAACGCACAGATTATTCATGTCTTCTCACTCATTCTACAAAATTATGAACACTCTATTTCATTTCCATATAAACCATTCCAAGGTAATCATATTATCATTCAAATGATTGCCTATATTGAGCATCACTTTAAAGACATCACTCTAAAACAACTAGCAGAACATTTTAATTTTTCTAGTAACTATTGTTCTCGAATGATAAAAGAATTAACTAGTGAATCTTTTACAGAGATTGTTCTATCAATCAAATTTACCAAAGCCAAAAATCTTTTAGAATCAACTACTTACCCTATTTCTCAAATTGCTACACAATGTGGTTTTAACAACATTGAACATTTTAATCGACTTTTTAAAAAGAAATTCTCAAAAACCCCTGGGCAATATAGAAAAGAGTTGTTATTATGA
- a CDS encoding MFS transporter: MKEKTVSYYRPLLYSAGFGSILGSGIIVGIASTITVWQKVLNLSAGQVGLISSLLTFSIAAGSLLAGNISKKFGLIRAFNFLNIFFIIGTLLVLFANNFVMLVCGTVIAGFISGADLPISLTVISHDAPNKKISAELVSGTQVYWTVGMLVATIVAFLTSTLPGAMSAQIVMGVLLIIACLTLFMRNNNAKLKKIHTEAQYIEKSEETVKEKVSVFKLLFGKDKKYLMFFICILVFYCGWNLLANTFGQFQTYMLVKANASQSFATGSGLILTMVCLVIAMIFSKIAGGHRRNVAFFWGIVIMVAALLGLAMSGSNLIMIVVWLAFQNIGSTFAGEAIYKVWTQESFPDNYRSGIQGFINGFSRLCCAAFALITPVLILPENIRSTMIGFAVLIAVAGGFGYIQIRLQKKYGLSGQEKE; the protein is encoded by the coding sequence ATGAAAGAAAAAACAGTCTCATATTATCGTCCATTACTTTATAGTGCTGGATTTGGTTCAATTTTAGGTTCAGGAATTATTGTTGGAATAGCATCAACGATTACAGTTTGGCAAAAGGTTTTAAATCTAAGTGCGGGTCAAGTAGGTTTGATTTCTAGTTTATTAACATTTTCGATTGCAGCAGGCTCTTTATTAGCAGGAAATATTAGTAAAAAATTTGGTCTTATTCGTGCATTTAACTTTTTAAATATTTTTTTTATTATAGGCACACTTTTAGTTTTATTTGCTAATAATTTTGTGATGCTTGTTTGTGGCACAGTTATTGCAGGGTTTATTTCAGGAGCAGATTTACCTATCTCTTTGACAGTGATTTCTCATGATGCTCCAAATAAAAAAATTAGCGCTGAACTAGTGTCAGGAACTCAAGTGTATTGGACAGTTGGTATGTTGGTTGCAACTATTGTAGCATTTCTCACTTCAACTTTGCCTGGCGCAATGTCTGCACAGATTGTTATGGGAGTTTTGCTTATTATTGCTTGTTTAACACTTTTTATGAGAAACAATAACGCTAAACTTAAAAAGATCCATACTGAAGCACAGTATATAGAAAAGAGTGAAGAAACAGTTAAAGAAAAAGTTTCGGTATTTAAACTTTTGTTTGGAAAAGATAAAAAATATTTAATGTTCTTTATTTGTATTTTAGTGTTTTATTGTGGCTGGAATCTATTAGCTAATACTTTTGGCCAGTTTCAAACATATATGCTAGTTAAGGCTAATGCCTCACAATCTTTTGCTACAGGGTCAGGACTCATTTTAACAATGGTTTGTTTAGTGATTGCAATGATTTTTTCTAAAATTGCTGGTGGGCATCGCAGAAATGTTGCTTTCTTCTGGGGTATTGTCATCATGGTTGCCGCTTTATTAGGTCTTGCAATGAGTGGTAGCAATTTAATAATGATTGTTGTTTGGCTTGCTTTCCAAAATATCGGATCAACGTTTGCTGGTGAAGCCATTTATAAGGTATGGACACAAGAATCTTTTCCAGATAATTACCGATCAGGTATTCAAGGATTTATTAATGGCTTTTCGCGATTATGCTGTGCCGCTTTTGCACTGATTACACCGGTACTTATTTTACCAGAGAATATTCGCAGCACTATGATTGGATTTGCGGTTTTAATTGCCGTTGCTGGCGGATTTGGTTATATACAAATTCGTTTGCAAAAGAAATACGGTTTAAGTGGACAGGAAAAGGAGTAG
- a CDS encoding DUF3173 family protein, which translates to MKTITYKELMRLGFAKTTARKIIQQVKNIAIKRFEVADKNSINTVKLSKSHSILICPLSSRQVISKNSVCFIRSVVQINVLLTFFMHTT; encoded by the coding sequence ATGAAGACAATAACTTATAAAGAATTAATGAGATTGGGTTTTGCAAAAACTACAGCTAGAAAGATAATACAGCAGGTCAAAAATATTGCAATAAAGAGATTTGAAGTAGCAGACAAAAATAGTATTAATACGGTAAAATTAAGTAAATCCCATTCGATCTTGATATGCCCCCTGTCAAGTAGACAGGTTATATCTAAAAATAGTGTTTGTTTTATAAGGTCAGTCGTACAAATAAATGTGCTACTGACCTTTTTTATGCATACCACTTAG
- a CDS encoding MFS transporter, whose product METATCKTSKVFLWRQRVGYGAADFACNLVWQMISLYLLYYYTDIAGLSGFQIATMFVICRIIDGITDLLIGYAIDKTQTKFGKSRPYFLWGAIPFSVFAYLAFSVPLGFSVTHKLIYCYVTYIGLSFMYTVVNIPMASILPALADDAQERTNLATIRQFFGFLGATVVSSLGLKLVDSFGQGDQALGFRYVMLLFGVISTLIFFFTFFSVRENEVKVNKKISFGASIRALWQNKPWKIFALNILFMFGAYYLQSGALVYYFTSVVGDKKLSVVVATITSIVPVLSNLTVPFLSKLTIKRNLFMISSLIQVLGILLILFSEKNNIGIITGAIISGIGMGIKMSIYFSMQADPVDYGIWKTGIDTAGSLSAINGFIGKVAQAVAGGLSGILIAIGGYQGGSMTQTDSALFVISSMYLYIPMIMILISMLIMSFYKLDYLHPQIQKELSERKIVL is encoded by the coding sequence ATGGAGACTGCTACTTGCAAGACTTCAAAAGTTTTTCTCTGGCGACAGAGAGTTGGATATGGTGCTGCTGACTTTGCATGTAATCTTGTATGGCAGATGATATCACTTTATCTTCTTTATTATTATACAGACATTGCTGGTTTATCTGGCTTCCAGATAGCTACTATGTTTGTTATTTGCCGTATTATTGATGGAATTACTGATTTGTTAATTGGATATGCAATTGATAAAACTCAGACAAAGTTTGGAAAATCTCGACCCTATTTTTTGTGGGGTGCAATTCCTTTTTCAGTATTTGCTTATTTAGCGTTTTCTGTGCCATTAGGTTTTAGTGTTACTCATAAATTAATATATTGTTATGTGACTTACATCGGCTTATCATTCATGTATACGGTTGTTAATATTCCAATGGCTTCTATTTTACCTGCACTGGCAGATGATGCACAAGAACGGACCAATCTGGCAACGATAAGACAATTCTTTGGTTTTTTAGGTGCGACGGTTGTGTCATCTTTAGGATTAAAATTAGTTGATTCCTTTGGGCAGGGTGATCAAGCGCTGGGGTTTAGATACGTTATGTTGCTATTTGGAGTAATCAGCACATTAATTTTCTTTTTTACTTTTTTTAGTGTAAGAGAAAATGAAGTGAAGGTAAATAAAAAAATAAGTTTTGGAGCATCTATCCGTGCATTATGGCAAAATAAGCCATGGAAAATTTTTGCTTTGAATATTTTATTTATGTTTGGTGCCTATTATCTTCAATCGGGTGCGTTAGTTTATTATTTTACTTCTGTAGTAGGAGATAAGAAGTTATCAGTAGTAGTAGCAACTATCACATCTATAGTTCCCGTATTATCAAATTTAACAGTTCCATTTCTATCAAAACTAACAATCAAGCGTAATCTATTTATGATTTCGTCTTTAATTCAAGTCTTAGGAATTCTATTAATATTATTTTCTGAAAAAAATAATATCGGTATCATTACTGGAGCAATTATTTCAGGGATAGGTATGGGAATAAAAATGTCAATTTATTTCTCAATGCAAGCTGATCCAGTTGACTATGGAATATGGAAAACAGGAATAGATACTGCTGGAAGTTTATCGGCTATTAATGGTTTTATAGGAAAAGTAGCACAAGCAGTAGCTGGTGGTCTATCAGGAATATTAATTGCTATTGGTGGTTATCAAGGTGGAAGTATGACCCAAACGGATTCAGCGTTGTTTGTAATTTCAAGTATGTATCTTTATATTCCTATGATTATGATTTTAATATCAATGTTGATTATGTCATTCTATAAACTTGACTATCTACATCCACAAATTCAAAAAGAGTTATCAGAAAGGAAGATTGTATTATGA